In a single window of the Azospirillum thiophilum genome:
- a CDS encoding response regulator transcription factor: MPSLTGRETDILWGIAKGLTYADIADRLGISRNTVLTHIKNIYRKLEVNSRGEAVFTAINQKIINLGP; the protein is encoded by the coding sequence GTGCCGTCCCTGACCGGGCGTGAGACCGATATCCTCTGGGGCATCGCCAAGGGGCTCACCTATGCCGACATCGCGGACAGGCTGGGCATCTCGCGCAACACCGTCCTGACCCACATCAAGAACATCTACCGCAAGCTGGAGGTCAACTCCCGCGGCGAGGCGGTGTTCACCGCGATCAACCAGAAAATCATCAATCTCGGCCCTTGA
- a CDS encoding sensor histidine kinase has protein sequence MEQCRASFRLSLHRQEKEGRLVSLYIPAYQGRVTVSLNGVFLATSDWEQSETDSWSTSPLLVPLPDPLLQPGTNDLRILLTSSGAKFGFLGRVAVGPDVLLRADYDRRTFLFSTLPRLIDGWEIAMGVGMLIMWIARPRERIFLLVGAMLLSQALTSLPAILGDVLGERILLLANHARFVSTSLILPLACLFVGRRPPVPIRVFLLLPAAVAASLTTLPLEIHQWLLFGIFTPIGVLNVLAAALVLSWAAFKDRNGEALPLLGAFLLTLILATHDLMNLLSGVNDVGIPLSRFAAPLLLTTFSAVFMWRFAVTMNMLDRFNSRLKREVAATEEALLRSFERERIPARAATLEAERVRLMSDLHDGIAGQLVSTLALCELREVGPAEVAGTVGAALADLRLIVASLDDYGEDLGVMLALFRERIEQQVAAHGVELVWRTGTLPDLKGLHPGAALAIFRILQEAATNALRHSGSAELRFEAAPSPVAGRGVRQRLGDRGRGGAADRPGSHGMGNMRRRADGLGATLTILSDASGTTVTLDLPARLPPAAPSPTAFLAEVR, from the coding sequence ATGGAGCAGTGCAGGGCCTCCTTCCGGCTTTCCCTTCACCGGCAGGAGAAGGAAGGCCGGCTGGTCTCGCTCTATATCCCGGCCTACCAGGGCCGTGTCACCGTGTCCTTGAACGGCGTCTTCCTGGCGACCAGCGATTGGGAGCAGTCGGAAACCGACAGCTGGTCGACCTCCCCGCTGCTGGTTCCGCTGCCCGATCCGCTTCTCCAGCCGGGTACGAACGACTTGCGGATCCTGCTGACCTCGAGCGGCGCGAAGTTCGGCTTTCTCGGCCGTGTCGCAGTCGGGCCGGATGTCCTGCTCCGTGCCGATTACGACCGCCGAACCTTCCTGTTCTCCACGCTGCCCCGGCTGATCGACGGATGGGAGATCGCCATGGGGGTGGGGATGCTGATCATGTGGATCGCCCGCCCGCGGGAGAGGATCTTCCTGCTGGTCGGCGCGATGCTGCTGTCGCAGGCGCTCACCTCCCTGCCGGCGATCCTCGGCGACGTGCTTGGCGAGAGGATCCTGCTTCTCGCCAACCATGCCCGGTTCGTCAGCACCAGCCTGATCCTGCCGCTGGCCTGCCTGTTCGTCGGCCGCCGGCCGCCGGTCCCCATCCGGGTGTTCCTGCTGCTGCCAGCCGCCGTCGCGGCCAGCCTGACGACGTTGCCGCTGGAGATCCACCAGTGGCTGCTGTTCGGGATCTTCACGCCGATCGGCGTTCTGAACGTGCTGGCCGCCGCCCTGGTCCTGTCCTGGGCGGCGTTCAAGGATCGTAACGGCGAGGCGTTGCCGCTGCTCGGCGCCTTTCTCCTGACCCTGATCCTGGCCACCCACGATCTGATGAACCTGCTGAGCGGTGTCAACGACGTCGGCATCCCGCTCAGCCGGTTCGCCGCGCCCTTGCTGCTGACCACCTTCAGCGCCGTGTTCATGTGGCGCTTCGCCGTCACCATGAACATGCTGGACCGCTTCAACAGCCGGCTGAAGCGGGAGGTCGCCGCCACCGAGGAGGCGCTGCTGCGCAGCTTCGAGCGCGAGCGGATCCCGGCCCGGGCCGCCACCCTGGAGGCCGAGCGCGTGCGCCTGATGAGCGACCTGCACGACGGCATCGCCGGACAGCTGGTCTCCACCCTGGCGCTGTGCGAGCTGCGCGAGGTCGGGCCGGCGGAGGTGGCCGGGACGGTCGGTGCCGCGCTGGCCGATCTCCGGCTGATCGTCGCCTCGCTCGACGATTACGGCGAGGATCTGGGCGTCATGCTCGCCCTGTTCCGCGAGCGGATCGAGCAGCAGGTTGCGGCCCACGGGGTGGAGCTGGTCTGGCGGACCGGCACCCTGCCGGACTTGAAGGGGCTGCATCCCGGGGCGGCCCTTGCCATCTTCCGCATCCTTCAGGAAGCGGCCACCAACGCCCTGCGCCACAGCGGGTCGGCGGAATTGCGCTTCGAGGCCGCTCCCTCGCCCGTGGCCGGCCGGGGTGTCCGCCAGCGCCTCGGCGACCGCGGGCGCGGCGGCGCCGCCGACCGCCCCGGCAGCCACGGCATGGGGAACATGCGGCGGCGGGCGGACGGGCTCGGCGCCACCCTGACCATCCTGTCCGATGCCTCCGGGACGACGGTCACGCTCGATCTTCCCGCCCGGCTTCCCCCGGCGGCGCCGTCCCCGACCGCGTTCCTGGCCGAGGTGCGCTGA
- a CDS encoding branched-chain amino acid ABC transporter permease, with translation MSHLLGIPPQALFGQLLLGLINGSFYALLSLGLAVIFGMLNVVNMAHGALYMVGAFVAWLLLSHAGIGYWGALVLAPLVVGAVGLMLERTMLRRLYKVDHLYGLLLTFGLALIFEGAFRHQYGVSGQPYPIPDLLKGGTNLGFMYLPTYRGWVVAASLLVCLGTWFAIERTRLGAYLRAATENPTLVQAFGINVPVMVSLTYGFGVALAGLAGVLAAPIYQVSPLMGSNIIIVVFAVVVIGGMGSILGAIVTGLGLGLLEGLTKVVYPEASNIVVFVIMAVVLMVKPAGLFGRER, from the coding sequence ATGTCCCATCTGCTCGGCATTCCGCCGCAGGCCCTGTTCGGCCAGTTGCTGCTCGGCCTGATCAACGGCTCCTTCTATGCGCTGCTCAGCCTCGGGCTGGCGGTGATCTTCGGCATGCTCAACGTCGTCAACATGGCGCATGGCGCCTTGTACATGGTCGGCGCCTTTGTGGCGTGGCTGCTGCTGAGCCATGCCGGCATCGGCTATTGGGGGGCGCTGGTGCTGGCGCCCCTGGTGGTCGGCGCCGTCGGGCTGATGCTGGAACGCACGATGCTGCGCCGGCTCTACAAGGTCGACCATCTCTATGGGCTGCTGCTGACCTTCGGGCTGGCGCTGATCTTCGAGGGCGCCTTCCGCCACCAGTATGGCGTGTCGGGCCAGCCCTATCCGATCCCGGACCTGCTGAAGGGCGGCACCAACCTGGGCTTCATGTATCTGCCGACATATCGCGGCTGGGTGGTGGCGGCCTCGCTGCTGGTGTGCCTGGGCACCTGGTTCGCCATCGAGCGGACCAGGCTGGGGGCGTATCTGCGCGCGGCGACGGAGAACCCGACGCTGGTGCAGGCCTTCGGCATCAATGTGCCGGTGATGGTGTCGCTGACCTACGGCTTCGGGGTGGCGCTGGCCGGTCTGGCCGGGGTGCTGGCGGCGCCGATCTACCAGGTGTCGCCGCTGATGGGCTCCAACATCATCATCGTGGTGTTCGCGGTGGTGGTGATCGGCGGCATGGGCTCGATCCTCGGCGCCATCGTGACCGGGCTGGGGCTGGGGCTGCTGGAGGGGCTGACCAAGGTGGTCTACCCGGAGGCCTCCAACATCGTGGTGTTCGTGATCATGGCCGTGGTGCTGATGGTGAAGCCGGCCGGCCTGTTCGGACGGGAGAGATAA
- a CDS encoding ABC transporter ATP-binding protein, protein MTDDIILEARNLTKEFKGFVAVKEVNLQVKRGTIHALIGPNGAGKSTVFNLLTKFLTPTRGQILYKGRDITRTKPADIALMGLVRSFQISAVFPHLSVLENVRVALQRPLGTSFHFWKSESSLYDLHDRALELIEAVNLSPWAGHTAAELPYGRKRALEIATTLALDPEVMLLDEPLAGMGHEDIEGTAALIKRVAADRTVLMVEHNLSVVAHLSDTITVLRRGEILAEGPYEVVSKNPQVMEAYMGTGHA, encoded by the coding sequence ATGACCGACGACATCATCCTGGAAGCGCGCAACCTGACGAAGGAGTTCAAGGGCTTCGTGGCGGTCAAGGAGGTGAACCTGCAGGTGAAGCGGGGCACCATCCATGCGCTGATCGGCCCGAACGGCGCCGGCAAGAGCACGGTGTTCAACCTGCTCACCAAGTTCCTGACGCCCACCCGCGGCCAGATCCTCTACAAGGGCCGCGACATCACCCGCACCAAGCCGGCCGACATCGCGCTGATGGGCTTGGTGCGGTCCTTCCAGATCTCGGCCGTCTTCCCGCATCTCAGCGTGCTGGAGAATGTCCGCGTCGCGCTCCAGCGCCCGCTCGGCACCAGCTTCCATTTCTGGAAGTCGGAGTCGTCGCTCTACGACCTGCACGATCGCGCGCTGGAGCTGATCGAGGCGGTCAACCTCTCCCCCTGGGCCGGGCACACCGCTGCCGAGCTGCCCTATGGCCGCAAGCGGGCTCTCGAGATCGCCACCACCCTGGCGCTCGACCCCGAGGTGATGCTGCTCGACGAGCCGCTGGCCGGCATGGGCCATGAGGACATCGAGGGCACCGCGGCCCTGATCAAGCGCGTCGCCGCCGACCGCACCGTGCTGATGGTCGAGCACAACCTGTCTGTCGTCGCCCATCTCTCCGACACCATCACCGTGCTCCGCCGCGGCGAGATCCTCGCCGAGGGGCCCTACGAGGTGGTGTCGAAGAACCCGCAGGTGATGGAAGCGTATATGGGGACCGGACATGCCTGA
- a CDS encoding histidine phosphatase family protein — protein sequence MTASCLPASCPLARKRVVLMRHGEVRYFEADGRPVDPRTVALTEDGRRQAAAAAAMLADYRFDRALCSSAPRTRETAAFILAQTAVATDMLHELREIRGGRLAEVAVADIDRVIGRAFDHAHEDTGFIGGERFADFEARVLGAFRIWLTARPGDETLFAVLHEGVNRLLLSWALTGGRAAMAGLEQDPGCVNVVDFDVADGIIQRSLVRTVNVTPAEPSKRSRSATGMEELCAVYRRYRERAQD from the coding sequence ATGACCGCTTCCTGTCTGCCGGCCTCCTGTCCGCTGGCGCGCAAGCGCGTGGTGCTGATGCGGCACGGCGAGGTGCGCTATTTCGAGGCCGACGGCCGTCCGGTCGATCCCCGCACCGTGGCGCTGACCGAAGACGGCCGGCGGCAGGCGGCGGCAGCGGCGGCGATGCTCGCCGATTACCGTTTCGACCGCGCCCTCTGTTCCTCGGCACCGCGGACGCGGGAGACGGCGGCCTTCATCCTGGCGCAGACTGCCGTCGCAACCGACATGCTCCATGAATTGCGGGAGATCCGCGGCGGGCGTCTGGCGGAGGTGGCCGTGGCCGACATCGACCGGGTGATCGGCCGCGCCTTCGACCACGCGCACGAGGATACGGGCTTCATCGGCGGCGAACGGTTCGCCGACTTCGAAGCCCGCGTGCTCGGCGCCTTCCGCATCTGGCTGACGGCCCGGCCGGGGGACGAGACGCTGTTCGCCGTGCTGCATGAGGGGGTGAACCGGTTGCTGCTGAGCTGGGCCCTGACCGGCGGCCGTGCCGCGATGGCCGGGCTGGAGCAGGATCCGGGCTGCGTCAATGTCGTCGATTTCGACGTCGCCGACGGCATCATCCAACGCAGCCTCGTCCGGACGGTCAACGTCACGCCGGCCGAACCGTCCAAACGCAGCCGCTCCGCGACCGGGATGGAGGAGCTGTGCGCCGTCTACCGCCGCTACCGGGAGCGGGCGCAGGACTGA
- a CDS encoding DedA family protein, which translates to MLTALPDFATLGAALAAYIEAHAEWAEAIIFLMAFAEGLTLVGLLIPGVVMLTATGALVAAGILDFWSVYLAIVGGAVLGDAASYWLGRRYGERIFRLWPFSRQPELRRRGEAFFHRHGSKSVFLARFVGPLRAVVPTTAGMMAMPHRKFQTFNVLSAVIWAPLLMSPGHLAWTGYDVSGLGGRAGPAAADGGTGQGAAKTCVPAPPVDGMPGNAGC; encoded by the coding sequence GTGCTGACCGCATTGCCGGATTTCGCCACCCTGGGTGCCGCTCTCGCCGCCTACATCGAAGCGCATGCGGAGTGGGCGGAGGCCATCATCTTCCTGATGGCGTTCGCGGAAGGATTGACGCTCGTCGGGCTTCTTATCCCGGGTGTCGTCATGCTGACCGCGACCGGCGCGCTGGTGGCCGCCGGCATTCTCGATTTCTGGTCCGTCTATCTGGCGATCGTGGGCGGCGCCGTTCTGGGGGATGCCGCGTCCTATTGGCTGGGCCGCCGCTATGGCGAGCGCATTTTCCGGCTGTGGCCGTTCAGCAGGCAGCCCGAGCTGCGCCGCCGTGGCGAAGCCTTCTTCCACCGGCATGGCAGCAAGAGCGTGTTCCTGGCGCGCTTCGTCGGCCCGCTGCGCGCCGTGGTGCCGACGACGGCCGGCATGATGGCGATGCCCCACCGGAAATTCCAGACCTTCAATGTCCTGTCGGCCGTGATCTGGGCTCCGTTGCTGATGTCGCCGGGGCATCTCGCCTGGACCGGCTACGACGTGAGCGGACTGGGCGGCCGTGCCGGTCCGGCCGCTGCCGACGGCGGTACGGGGCAAGGCGCGGCGAAGACTTGCGTCCCCGCTCCGCCCGTCGACGGCATGCCGGGAAATGCGGGCTGCTAG
- a CDS encoding branched-chain amino acid ABC transporter permease yields the protein MEAGARKALLLGGSLLLAVLAPFLLYPVFLMKVLCFALFACAFNLLIGFAGLLSFGHAAFFGSAAYIAAHTVKEWGWSPEAGLLAATAVAGLMGLVFGLIAIRRQGIYFAMITLALSQMVFFLALQLPFTHGEDGIQGVPRGTLFGLFDLGQPLTMYYTVLAIFLGGFALVWRTVHSPFGQVLKAIRENEPRAVSLGYRTDRYKLVAFVLSASLAGLAGGTKALVFQLASLTDVTWQMSGEVVLMTLLGGMGTLLGPVVGAALVVTLESYLAATSLPVPVVIGCIFVGCVLLFRRGIVGEILHRLAGRAR from the coding sequence ATGGAGGCGGGGGCGCGCAAGGCGTTGCTGCTGGGGGGCAGTCTGCTGCTGGCGGTGCTGGCACCGTTCCTGCTGTATCCGGTGTTCCTGATGAAGGTGCTGTGCTTCGCGCTGTTCGCCTGCGCCTTCAACCTGCTGATCGGCTTCGCCGGCCTGTTGAGCTTCGGCCATGCCGCCTTCTTCGGATCGGCGGCCTACATCGCCGCCCACACGGTGAAGGAATGGGGCTGGTCGCCGGAGGCGGGCCTGCTCGCCGCCACCGCCGTCGCCGGGCTGATGGGGCTGGTCTTCGGGCTGATCGCGATCCGGCGGCAGGGCATCTACTTCGCCATGATCACGCTGGCCTTGAGCCAGATGGTGTTCTTCCTGGCGCTGCAGCTTCCCTTCACCCATGGCGAGGACGGCATCCAGGGCGTGCCGCGCGGCACGCTGTTCGGGCTGTTCGACCTCGGCCAGCCGCTGACGATGTACTACACCGTGCTGGCGATCTTCCTCGGCGGCTTCGCGCTGGTGTGGCGCACGGTGCATTCGCCGTTCGGCCAGGTGCTGAAGGCGATCCGCGAGAACGAGCCGCGGGCGGTGTCGCTGGGCTACCGCACCGACCGCTACAAGCTGGTGGCCTTCGTGCTGTCGGCAAGCTTGGCGGGGCTGGCCGGCGGGACCAAGGCGCTGGTGTTCCAACTGGCCTCGCTGACCGACGTGACGTGGCAGATGTCGGGCGAGGTGGTGCTGATGACGCTGCTGGGCGGCATGGGCACGCTGCTTGGCCCGGTGGTGGGGGCGGCGCTGGTCGTGACGCTGGAAAGCTACCTCGCCGCCACCAGCCTGCCGGTGCCGGTGGTCATCGGCTGCATCTTCGTCGGCTGCGTCCTGCTGTTCCGCCGCGGAATCGTCGGGGAGATCCTGCATCGGCTGGCGGGCCGAGCCAGATGA
- a CDS encoding ABC transporter substrate-binding protein encodes MSKNHLMLTAATAAAMVATTFTGSVAARAQTGAVSDDAVKIGVIVDMTGVYSGNGGKAVIVASQMAVEDFGGKVLDKPVEIVSADYQNKVDITSSTVRRWFDQDKVDMVLESTDSASAIAIQKLGAERKRITIAAGSASTALTNAECSPYGIHYVYDTYALATGTGRAVVEEGGKSWYFLTADYAFGHSLEKNTTDVVKAMGGTVVGGVRHPLNSADFASYLLQAQSSGAQVVALANAGTDFSNSLKQAQEFGLTNSGQSIAAMLVFLSDLKALGPDVAKGVKFTTGFYWDYNDETRAFSERFFKRFGTMPTDIQAGAYSAVTTYLNAIKAVGTDDATKVREHLRTVTINDFFAKDGKIRDDGRMVHEMYLAEAKAPAEVKSPWDLAKVLRPIPGDAAYQPLERSTCPLVKKS; translated from the coding sequence ATGTCCAAGAACCACCTTATGCTCACCGCCGCCACCGCCGCAGCGATGGTCGCGACGACGTTCACCGGATCCGTCGCTGCCCGGGCACAGACCGGGGCGGTGTCCGACGATGCGGTGAAGATCGGCGTCATCGTCGACATGACCGGCGTCTATTCCGGCAACGGCGGCAAGGCGGTCATCGTCGCCTCGCAGATGGCGGTCGAGGATTTCGGCGGCAAAGTGCTGGACAAGCCGGTCGAGATCGTCTCCGCCGACTACCAGAACAAGGTCGACATCACCTCGTCCACCGTGCGGCGCTGGTTCGATCAGGACAAGGTGGACATGGTGCTGGAGTCCACCGATTCCGCCTCGGCCATCGCGATCCAGAAGCTGGGGGCGGAGCGCAAGCGGATCACCATCGCCGCCGGCTCGGCGTCCACCGCGCTCACCAACGCGGAATGCTCGCCCTACGGCATCCACTATGTCTACGACACCTATGCGCTGGCGACCGGCACCGGTCGCGCCGTGGTGGAAGAGGGCGGCAAGAGCTGGTACTTCCTCACCGCCGATTACGCCTTCGGCCACTCGCTGGAAAAGAACACGACCGACGTGGTGAAGGCGATGGGGGGCACCGTGGTCGGTGGCGTCCGCCATCCGCTGAACAGCGCCGATTTCGCCTCCTACCTGCTCCAGGCACAGTCTTCGGGAGCCCAGGTGGTCGCGCTGGCCAATGCCGGCACGGATTTCAGCAACTCGCTGAAGCAGGCTCAGGAATTCGGCCTGACCAACAGCGGCCAGTCGATCGCCGCGATGCTGGTGTTCCTCAGCGACCTGAAGGCGTTGGGACCGGACGTTGCCAAGGGCGTCAAGTTCACCACCGGCTTCTACTGGGACTACAACGACGAAACGCGCGCCTTCTCCGAGCGTTTCTTCAAGCGGTTCGGAACCATGCCGACCGACATCCAGGCCGGCGCCTATTCGGCTGTGACGACCTACCTGAACGCCATCAAGGCGGTCGGCACCGATGACGCGACCAAGGTGCGCGAGCATCTGCGGACGGTGACGATCAACGACTTCTTCGCCAAGGACGGCAAGATCCGCGACGACGGCCGCATGGTGCACGAGATGTATCTGGCCGAGGCCAAGGCCCCGGCGGAGGTCAAGTCGCCGTGGGATCTCGCCAAGGTGCTGCGCCCCATCCCCGGCGATGCCGCCTACCAGCCGCTGGAGCGCAGCACCTGCCCGCTGGTCAAGAAGTCCTGA
- a CDS encoding ABC transporter ATP-binding protein: MPEGMNTKTARVGTAMLEISDLHGFYGESHVLHGVSLEVRQGEVVTLLGRNGAGKTSTMRAVMGIMAKRTGSIRFQGQELIGMAQHKIPRLGISYVPEERGIFSSLSVDENLTLPPVVKEGGMTVAQIYELFPNLKGRGSTQGTRLSGGEQQMLAIARILRTGASLILLDEPTEGLAPVIIEQIGVAVRALKARGFTIVLVEQNFRFAATIADRHYVMEEGHVVDMIPNDRLHANMDKLHTYLGV, encoded by the coding sequence ATGCCTGAGGGGATGAACACCAAGACCGCCCGAGTGGGAACGGCCATGCTGGAGATTTCCGACCTGCACGGCTTCTACGGCGAGAGCCATGTGCTGCACGGCGTCAGCCTGGAGGTGCGGCAGGGCGAGGTGGTGACGCTGCTTGGCCGCAACGGCGCCGGCAAGACCTCGACCATGCGCGCCGTCATGGGCATCATGGCCAAGCGCACCGGCTCGATCCGCTTCCAGGGCCAGGAGCTGATCGGCATGGCCCAGCACAAAATCCCGCGGCTCGGCATCAGCTACGTGCCGGAGGAGCGCGGCATCTTCTCCTCGCTCAGCGTTGACGAGAACCTGACGCTGCCGCCGGTGGTGAAGGAGGGCGGCATGACCGTCGCCCAGATTTACGAGCTGTTCCCCAACCTGAAGGGGCGCGGTTCGACCCAGGGCACGCGGCTGTCGGGCGGCGAGCAGCAGATGCTGGCGATCGCCCGCATCCTGCGCACCGGTGCCAGCCTGATCCTGCTGGACGAGCCGACCGAAGGGCTGGCTCCCGTCATCATCGAGCAGATCGGCGTGGCGGTGCGGGCGCTCAAGGCCCGCGGCTTCACCATCGTCCTGGTCGAACAGAATTTCCGCTTCGCCGCCACCATCGCCGACCGCCATTACGTCATGGAGGAAGGGCATGTGGTGGACATGATCCCCAACGACCGGCTCCACGCCAACATGGACAAGCTCCACACCTATCTCGGCGTGTGA
- a CDS encoding sigma-54 interaction domain-containing protein: MSETHDPARAGLLVIDDNGNFRFQDGLGARADVQERLKGLRGQLRTRRLFGVELDGVRYTVLGWRGADATLFLIHRGKREDTLLDFIGSVDFAYSILNHLVSSPYEGMTVVDHEAKVRFISPVHEGFFRLGTGEAAGKPVTEVIENTRLHEILRTGKAEIGRVQEMRGVTRVVSRIPIVEGGVVVGAIGQVMFKAPEQLQQLSLEVNRLRDEIAQYKRELTGLRTRSTGIEQIIGTSDAIRQLKADIAKVAPLDVPVLLIGESGTGKELVANAIHSLSARHGRPMVMVNSAALPASLAESELFGYEPGAFTGAERKGRKGKFESAHKSTLFLDEVGDMPLDLQVKLLRILQDGVFERVGGEQQRFSDFRLVSATNRDLGQMIQSEKFRLDLYYRISPVTLRLPPLRERLEDIPAIVQGFLAGLSSRNRNNVRFVDDKVYGYLQSLKWPGNVRQLLHEVERAAIFSDGTTIRVEDFRPSALPGMPSVAIPAPSAPPELAAAPGAAPGQAADMRSAVGTVEESLIRDALKRNDGNKKRAAEELGISRSYLYKRLRAIEAQG; the protein is encoded by the coding sequence ATGAGCGAAACGCACGACCCGGCCCGGGCCGGACTGCTGGTCATCGACGACAACGGCAACTTCAGATTTCAGGACGGGCTTGGCGCCCGGGCCGATGTGCAGGAGCGGCTGAAGGGGCTGCGCGGCCAGCTGCGGACACGGCGGCTGTTCGGGGTCGAGCTGGATGGTGTGCGCTACACCGTGCTCGGCTGGCGCGGCGCCGACGCGACGCTCTTCCTCATTCATCGGGGCAAGCGCGAGGACACGCTGCTCGACTTCATCGGCAGCGTCGATTTCGCCTACAGCATCCTGAACCATCTGGTCAGCAGCCCCTACGAGGGCATGACGGTCGTCGACCACGAGGCGAAGGTCCGCTTCATCAGCCCGGTGCATGAGGGATTCTTCCGGCTCGGCACCGGCGAGGCGGCCGGCAAGCCGGTGACCGAGGTGATCGAGAACACCCGCCTGCACGAGATCCTGCGCACCGGCAAGGCCGAGATCGGCCGGGTCCAGGAGATGCGCGGGGTGACCCGCGTCGTCAGCCGCATCCCGATCGTCGAGGGCGGGGTGGTGGTCGGCGCCATCGGGCAGGTGATGTTCAAGGCGCCGGAGCAGCTCCAGCAGCTCAGCCTGGAGGTCAACCGCCTGCGCGACGAGATCGCGCAGTACAAGCGCGAGCTGACCGGCCTGCGCACCCGTTCAACCGGCATCGAGCAGATCATCGGCACCAGCGACGCCATCCGCCAGTTGAAGGCCGATATCGCCAAGGTGGCGCCGCTCGACGTGCCGGTGCTGCTGATCGGCGAGAGCGGCACCGGCAAGGAGCTGGTCGCCAACGCGATCCACAGCCTGAGCGCCCGCCATGGCCGGCCGATGGTGATGGTCAACTCGGCGGCGCTGCCCGCCAGCCTCGCCGAAAGCGAGCTGTTCGGCTACGAACCCGGCGCCTTCACCGGGGCCGAACGCAAGGGACGCAAGGGCAAGTTCGAATCCGCGCACAAGAGCACGCTGTTCCTCGACGAGGTCGGCGACATGCCGCTCGACCTCCAGGTGAAGCTGCTGCGCATCCTGCAGGACGGCGTGTTCGAACGGGTCGGCGGCGAACAGCAGCGCTTCTCCGATTTCCGGCTGGTGTCGGCGACCAACCGCGATCTGGGCCAGATGATCCAGAGCGAGAAATTCCGGCTGGATCTCTATTACCGCATCAGTCCGGTCACCCTGCGGCTGCCGCCCCTTCGCGAACGGCTGGAGGACATCCCGGCGATCGTCCAGGGCTTCCTTGCCGGACTGTCCAGCCGCAACCGCAACAACGTGCGCTTCGTCGACGACAAGGTGTACGGCTACCTGCAATCGCTGAAATGGCCGGGCAACGTGCGGCAGCTGCTGCACGAGGTCGAACGGGCGGCGATCTTCTCCGACGGAACGACGATCCGGGTCGAGGATTTCCGCCCGTCCGCCCTGCCGGGAATGCCCTCGGTCGCGATCCCTGCGCCGTCCGCGCCGCCCGAGTTGGCGGCAGCGCCCGGGGCAGCGCCCGGGCAGGCGGCCGACATGAGGTCCGCCGTCGGGACTGTCGAGGAATCGCTGATCCGCGATGCGTTGAAACGCAACGACGGCAACAAGAAGCGGGCGGCGGAGGAGTTGGGCATCTCGCGCTCCTACCTCTACAAGCGGCTGCGGGCGATCGAGGCGCAGGGCTGA